AAGGTGCTTTTGCGTTCGTAAATTGACGTGTGAGGATTGGTACATGGCTTTAAAGCTTAAActtccaaacacacaccatcaaacctacatacttacatacacagaaacatacatacacacgccatttttttgtttcgtGTCCAAagtatagcacacacacacacacacttacatacacatacatactcgCTCGGCAGGCTTTGCATAAAATGTCCTGATTTCAAATAcaggatatttttttcttcatgtttttttttctttgtttccatTCTGAGACATTCACAGGATCGCAGATTTCAATCTGCTTTATCTTGttgggtgattttttttttcaactccaGTTGAAGTGTGAACACTGTGAGGtgctatatatgtgtgtgtgtgtgtgagtttgtgagaACGTGAGTGAGCAGCTATGAGCCGTCCTGCTCGGTCGAGTCCGGGTTCGGCTGATTCTCTCCGTTCATGCTCGGCGTTCCTGAGGCTTTCCGGCTGCGCAGCTTGTCCTCCAGCTCGTGCAGTGACGGCTCCTTGTACATACACACTGCGGGGGAGAAGGAGGACACAGAGACAGTGTGAGGACAAGACGGTGTGAACAATTGCAAAGCtgtactatatggacaaaagtataatGCAGGGTTTCCGCGGGGTCCTAAAGAGTCTAACATTTACAAATCTAAatgttattgtttaaaaaatctcaaatttgcTTAAATAATTTTTCGATGTCCATGTAATGTTACCGCTAATGCTCACTGCAATGCCTCCACAGCACTTCAGAATTAGTTTCTGTGGTTGCAGTTCTTTCTTCCGCTAGTCCAAATTTAATTTGCTGTAATATGACTACAAAAGAgcccaacatgcaacagccaatcaacTTAATGGCAAGAGCTGCAGCCAATCAAGAGACAGAATTTGCAGCCAATCAGGGGAGAGCATTTTAATTGTAACTTACCAATTGGTATgaataaagtatctatctatctatctatctatctatctatctatctatctatctatctatctatctatctatctttatttatttatttctctctctctctttatctatcgGAAACTATTTTGATAGGCAAGAGCTGCAGCCAATCAGGGGAGAGCATTTAAATTGTAACTTACCCATTGTTATGaataaatccatccatccatccatccatccatccatctatctatctacttttatttatttattgctctctttttctccccatcTATCACTTAATCAATCATTTGAAAACTATTTTGATAAGCAAGAGCTGCAGCCAATCAGGAGAGCGCATCAGATCAGGTTCTGTTATTGACGCGAATCTCTCGGATCATACCACTGAGGTAAAAtgaattgggttttttttaccgATGTAAATGAAATTCGTTTAGGGCTTGGATAAGGCCGGTTGCTAACATTGTACTTGTGTTTTTGAGGTGctctattttttacattttaattctttatGGTCTAAAAAAAGGTCTTTAAAAGCCTTGCCTCGGGGAAACCAGCTGGAACCCCCTATTCTTTTTGAGTCAACATTAAGTCTCCATTCGCTCTTATAATGAGCtgcattcttctgggaagacattTTACCAGAtcttgtgtgtgattttgtgtgagattttgtgtgagatttgtgtgagatttcattcagccacaagagtgttagtacaAATGGAGATgagtgtgaggaggcctggggtgctgttTTAAATCAGCTAGTTTAATAGAGatgatgtcagagctctatagcaggagatcttctccATCAACCTGTTCTTGGGTTGTGTTCAAGTGAAGCGAAAATTCCGTCCTATACTACTTCGTGAGAACAATTTGCTGTGTCCCGTTAAAAAAGTCcggtgtcacaatacttttgtccatatagtgtgtgtgtgtgtgtgtgtgtgtgtgtgtgtgtgtgtgtgtgtgtgtgtgaacactcACCCTCAATGGGTCTGGGGACGAAGTGCGAGCAGGGTTTGGTTTTCTTCACCCGGTTGCCTTTCATGATGATGCCGTCCTTGCTGAGGCCGAGGAACCAGGCGCGTCCGCTCTCGTGTTGGCGGTACATAGTGGACGAGTAGATCACATAATAattctcaaacacactctccttaAACTTACACTCTGCTGTGAAAAGGTCCTGAGtgtgggaggagagagagagagagagtgaggggagagagagagtgaggggggGTTAGAAAGAgacaaggaaagaaagaaaaatataaaagagaaagaaggagatagacacacagaataaaagaacgacagacagacagagatagagggTAAGAAAGAgacaaggaaagaaagaaaaatagagaaaaggggtaaagaaagagagagataaagggtgagaaggagagaaaatgtagaggagaaagcaagaaagggagaaagaaaattacagacagagagagagagagagagagagagagagagagagaatgtgagagagagagagagagagagagagagagagagagagagagagagagagagaaacagaaaaattgggaaaataagacagaaagaggatgagaaagagaggggaataatataggaagagagagagagaggataagaAAGAGACAAGGAAGGAAAGaattgagacagagagagagatattaagaagaagagaaagaaaaatagagaggGGCAACagaataagaaaaacaaaagagagaCAGCCAGAGgggatgagaaagagaaagaagaaaagaaagatagaccgagagatagagagtgagtgaaaaaaagaaagagatagagggaaggggaaagagaaaaaaaaaagagagggtgGCAGAGCAGAGTAAAAAAATCTGAGCACGTTATTGCAGGtatgaatcacacacacacacgttcagtGTTGAGTCACCATCACTCTATTTCACTGctgacagaaaaataaaagccCTCAATCATAGTAAAGACACAATCTGATTAAAAGTCTATAaatctttataacacacacacacacacacacacacacacacacacacacacacacctctgtataACTTCATTATCACTCTAAAATTCAGATATAATTAACACTCTAACACCCCAGAATCACACCAGCTGATGtctcacacacagagacacacacacacacacacacacacacacacacacacacgtgatgtGATGGCATGCTTACTGATGTATAGAGGAATCCCTCAGCATTCATGGCCACATAAAGTCCTGCCTTCACAGCTTGAATGGCCACAACACGCAGACCCACTGGAATCAAATTAAAGAGAGctagagagggggagagaaaaaagaaagagagcaagagagagatagaaagagatcatgaaaaaaaaataatccaacaTGCTCCTTTATCGATTTCAATGagaatgaaaatgtgttttctagtgaaaaagaaaatgtaagatgagataaggagagagagagagagagaaagagagagagagagcaagagagagagaatgagagagagaatgagagagagagaggcagaaagagagGAAGGGATAAGCGGAGGAGTGTGGAGGGAGGATGAAGGGTAAAAGAGATCTTGTACAGAACAGTTGAGAGGGAATGAGTGTACATGAGTGGAGAGAAGAAGGGCACTGTTTATAGACAATACTGCTCACTGTAACTCTGCAAAGCTGCAATGCTGAGGCTAAAAAAGTAACAATGGAGCTACACACTGACTCTGTTACACTGTAGCTCAGTCACACTGCAGCTCTG
The DNA window shown above is from Silurus meridionalis isolate SWU-2019-XX chromosome 12, ASM1480568v1, whole genome shotgun sequence and carries:
- the fgf12b gene encoding fibroblast growth factor 12 isoform X3, translated to MEPKDKSAEPQLKGIVTRLFSEQGFYLQMKPDGTINGTKDENSDYTLFNLIPVGLRVVAIQAVKAGLYVAMNAEGFLYTSDLFTAECKFKESVFENYYVIYSSTMYRQHESGRAWFLGLSKDGIIMKGNRVKKTKPCSHFVPRPIEVCMYKEPSLHELEDKLRSRKASGTPSMNGENQPNPDSTEQDGS
- the fgf12b gene encoding fibroblast growth factor 12 isoform X2; amino-acid sequence: MTRFLGAFRRLLSRGDKAEEEDEEEGPKKKSDTAESEPQLKGIVTRLFSEQGFYLQMKPDGTINGTKDENSDYTLFNLIPVGLRVVAIQAVKAGLYVAMNAEGFLYTSDLFTAECKFKESVFENYYVIYSSTMYRQHESGRAWFLGLSKDGIIMKGNRVKKTKPCSHFVPRPIEVCMYKEPSLHELEDKLRSRKASGTPSMNGENQPNPDSTEQDGS
- the fgf12b gene encoding fibroblast growth factor 12 isoform X1, which translates into the protein MAAAIASSLIRQKRQARESGGDRGAASARRSSPGKEARALCGRRLYGLFSKVRFCSGGKKRPAPRKPEPQLKGIVTRLFSEQGFYLQMKPDGTINGTKDENSDYTLFNLIPVGLRVVAIQAVKAGLYVAMNAEGFLYTSDLFTAECKFKESVFENYYVIYSSTMYRQHESGRAWFLGLSKDGIIMKGNRVKKTKPCSHFVPRPIEVCMYKEPSLHELEDKLRSRKASGTPSMNGENQPNPDSTEQDGS